Proteins from a single region of Streptomyces spinoverrucosus:
- a CDS encoding FAD binding domain-containing protein yields MTTHAPQAAQAVTLPATLDEAVAALTAMPAAVPVAGGTDLMTAVNSGQLRPAALVGLGRISEIRGWQYQDGHALLGAGLTHARMGRPDFAALIPALAAAARAAGPPHIRNAGTLGGNIATAAPTGDALPVLAALEATLIIAGPGGARREIPVSHLLAGVEMLRAGELIGYVRVPLLHAPQVFLKATGRTGPGRAVASVALVLDPARRGVRCAVGAIAPMSLRPLEAEQWVAQLIDWDNNRAIVPEALTAFGEYVAAACIPDAPPAEDGSVPQLPPAVLHLRRTVAALARRALGRALS; encoded by the coding sequence TTGACCACGCACGCACCGCAGGCGGCGCAGGCCGTCACCCTGCCCGCCACGCTGGACGAGGCCGTGGCGGCACTCACCGCCATGCCCGCCGCCGTGCCCGTGGCGGGCGGTACCGACCTGATGACCGCGGTCAACTCCGGTCAGCTCAGGCCCGCCGCGCTGGTCGGGCTCGGCCGGATCAGTGAGATCCGCGGCTGGCAGTACCAGGACGGCCACGCCCTGCTCGGCGCCGGACTCACGCACGCGCGCATGGGCCGCCCCGACTTCGCCGCACTGATCCCGGCGCTTGCCGCGGCCGCACGCGCAGCGGGCCCGCCGCACATCCGCAACGCCGGCACCCTGGGCGGCAACATCGCCACCGCGGCCCCCACGGGCGACGCGCTGCCCGTGCTGGCCGCCCTGGAGGCGACGCTGATCATCGCGGGCCCGGGCGGAGCCCGCCGGGAGATCCCGGTGTCGCACCTGCTGGCGGGCGTGGAGATGCTGCGCGCCGGTGAACTCATCGGGTACGTGCGCGTGCCGCTGCTGCACGCCCCGCAGGTCTTCCTGAAGGCGACCGGCCGCACCGGCCCCGGGCGGGCCGTGGCCTCCGTGGCGCTGGTCCTCGACCCGGCCCGGCGCGGGGTGCGGTGTGCCGTGGGTGCCATAGCGCCGATGTCGCTGCGGCCCCTGGAGGCCGAGCAGTGGGTCGCGCAGCTCATCGACTGGGACAACAACCGCGCGATCGTGCCCGAGGCGCTCACCGCCTTCGGCGAGTACGTCGCCGCGGCCTGCATCCCCGACGCGCCCCCGGCCGAGGACGGTTCGGTCCCACAGCTTCCGCCCGCCGTACTGCACCTGCGGCGCACCGTCGCCGCGCTGGCCCGACGAGCACTGGGGAGGGCACTGTCGTGA
- a CDS encoding 2Fe-2S iron-sulfur cluster-binding protein, whose protein sequence is MTDDQHGEGTPQGGGRWDPLPQGDYDDGATAFVKLPEGGIDALLASADSPLAAPGHGYVPPQIAVTPAAGTDPAATGTWGVPSEGAQWADPNAMPQGGGQDQYAYNPGATGQWNFEEATQAEAGRPHPGHQSAPAPGHDVTGQWSIPVANGDLPDESGEFTTSALVEQWGGTPPATLPGGAPAPWATEAAGQPWEQQAYTEVPVGHATEGAPAGGEAAGGAQETLGAQEGVAEAERPAEALEAASVAPGAVDAAESLSGSHAESRAEGSARSGDADSGSEPADEPPSEPDAPAEPSTTLPREEHPLASYVLRVNGADRPVTDAWIGESLLYVLRERLGLAGAKDGCSQGECGACNVQVDGRLVASCLVPAVTAAGSEVRTVEGLAVDGQPSDVQRALAKCGAVQCGFCVPGMAMTVHDLLEGNPAPTELETRQALCGNLCRCSGYRAVLEAVKDVVAEREAHAAADAPEQDAAEPRIPHQAGPGAGGVNLSAFESPGTPPGPHDQPYGQGQDGGQA, encoded by the coding sequence GTGACCGACGACCAGCACGGAGAGGGCACGCCCCAGGGCGGCGGACGCTGGGACCCGCTGCCCCAGGGCGACTACGACGACGGCGCCACCGCCTTCGTGAAACTCCCCGAGGGCGGCATCGACGCGCTCCTGGCATCCGCCGACAGCCCGCTCGCCGCGCCCGGCCACGGCTATGTGCCGCCGCAGATAGCGGTCACGCCGGCCGCCGGTACCGACCCGGCGGCCACCGGTACCTGGGGCGTGCCCTCCGAGGGCGCGCAGTGGGCCGACCCGAACGCGATGCCCCAGGGCGGCGGTCAGGACCAGTACGCGTACAACCCCGGGGCCACCGGGCAGTGGAACTTCGAGGAGGCCACCCAGGCGGAGGCCGGCCGGCCGCACCCCGGCCACCAGTCCGCCCCCGCACCCGGTCATGACGTGACCGGGCAGTGGTCGATTCCCGTAGCGAACGGTGATCTACCGGACGAATCGGGCGAGTTCACGACGTCGGCGCTGGTGGAGCAGTGGGGCGGTACTCCGCCCGCCACGCTCCCCGGGGGCGCACCCGCGCCCTGGGCCACCGAGGCGGCCGGGCAGCCGTGGGAGCAGCAGGCCTACACCGAAGTGCCCGTGGGGCACGCGACGGAAGGTGCCCCTGCGGGCGGTGAGGCGGCCGGGGGTGCCCAGGAGACGCTGGGGGCCCAGGAGGGCGTAGCGGAGGCTGAGAGGCCCGCTGAGGCGCTGGAGGCGGCCTCGGTGGCCCCTGGGGCCGTGGATGCCGCCGAGAGCCTGTCCGGAAGCCATGCCGAGAGCCGCGCCGAGGGGTCGGCGCGGTCCGGGGACGCGGACTCCGGGTCGGAGCCCGCAGACGAGCCGCCGAGTGAGCCGGACGCTCCCGCCGAGCCGTCCACCACGCTCCCGCGCGAGGAACATCCCCTCGCCTCCTACGTGCTGCGCGTCAACGGCGCCGACCGCCCCGTCACCGACGCGTGGATCGGCGAGTCGCTGCTGTACGTCCTGCGGGAGCGGCTCGGCCTCGCGGGCGCCAAGGACGGCTGCTCGCAGGGCGAGTGCGGGGCCTGCAACGTCCAGGTCGACGGGCGGCTCGTCGCCTCCTGCCTGGTGCCCGCGGTCACCGCGGCCGGCAGCGAGGTGCGCACCGTGGAGGGCCTGGCCGTCGACGGGCAGCCCTCGGACGTGCAGCGGGCGCTCGCCAAGTGCGGTGCCGTGCAGTGCGGTTTCTGCGTGCCCGGCATGGCGATGACCGTGCACGACCTGCTGGAGGGCAACCCGGCGCCGACCGAGCTGGAGACCCGCCAGGCGCTGTGCGGCAACCTGTGCCGCTGCTCGGGCTACCGGGCCGTACTGGAAGCCGTCAAGGACGTCGTCGCCGAGCGCGAGGCGCACGCTGCGGCCGACGCGCCCGAACAGGACGCCGCCGAGCCGCGTATCCCTCACCAGGCGGGCCCCGGGGCCGGTGGCGTCAACTTGTCGGCGTTCGAGTCCCCCGGGACACCGCCCGGACCGCATGACCAGCCGTACGGACAGGGACAGGACGGAGGTCAGGCGTGA
- a CDS encoding xanthine dehydrogenase family protein molybdopterin-binding subunit has translation MSNEAATATTTAEAVPAAEPLPHGLGASLPAADSRAKTEGTFPYAADLWAEGLLWAAVLRSPHPHARVVSIDTSHAREMPGVRAVVTHEDVPGSPLHGRGKADRPVFASDVVRHHGEPIAAVAADHPDTARMAAAAVIVEYEVLDPVTDPEQAFEAEPLHPDGNLIRHIPLRHGDPDAAGEVVVEGLYRIGRQDPAPIGAEAGLAVPRPDGGVELYLASTDPHADRDRAAACYGLEPERVKVVVTGVPGATADREDQGFQLPLGLLALKTGCPVKLTATREESFLGHTHRHPTLLRYRHHADAEGRLVKVEAQILLDAGAYADTSAEALAAAVAFACGPYVVPNAFIEGWAVRTNNPPSGHVRGEGAMQVCAAYEAQMDKLAKKLGVEPAELRLRNVMATGDVLPTGQTVTCPAPVAELLQAVRDFPLPKLPKDTPEDEWLLPGGPEGAGEPGAVRRGVGYGLGMVHMLGAEGADEVSTATVKVQDGVATVLCAAVETGQGFATLARQIVQETLGVDEVHVAPVDTDQPPAGAGCRGRHTWVSGGAVERAAKMVRTQLLQPLAHKFGMSTELLQITDGKITSYDGVLSTTVSEALDGKELWATAQCRPHPTEPLDGAGQGDAFVGLAFCAIRAVVDVDIEIGSVRVVELAVAQDVGRVLNPAQLAARIEAGVTQGVGIALTENLRTPRGVIRHPDLTGYALPTALDAPDIRIVKLVEERDVVAPFGAKAVSAVPVVASPAAVASAVRAATGRPVNRLPIRPQAAVVTGQ, from the coding sequence GTGAGCAACGAAGCCGCCACCGCGACCACCACCGCGGAGGCCGTGCCCGCCGCGGAACCGCTCCCGCACGGCCTCGGCGCCTCCCTGCCCGCCGCCGACTCCCGCGCGAAGACCGAGGGCACCTTCCCGTACGCCGCCGACCTGTGGGCCGAGGGCCTGCTGTGGGCGGCCGTACTGCGCTCACCGCACCCGCACGCGCGCGTGGTGTCCATCGACACCTCCCACGCGCGCGAGATGCCCGGCGTACGGGCCGTCGTCACCCATGAGGACGTGCCCGGCTCCCCGCTGCACGGACGGGGCAAGGCCGACCGCCCGGTGTTCGCCTCCGACGTCGTACGCCACCACGGCGAGCCCATCGCCGCCGTCGCCGCCGACCACCCGGACACCGCGCGGATGGCGGCGGCGGCCGTCATCGTCGAGTACGAGGTGCTCGACCCGGTGACCGACCCGGAGCAGGCCTTCGAGGCCGAGCCGCTGCACCCCGACGGCAACCTGATCCGGCACATCCCGCTGCGGCACGGCGACCCGGACGCGGCCGGCGAGGTCGTCGTCGAGGGCCTGTACCGCATCGGCCGCCAGGACCCCGCCCCCATCGGCGCGGAGGCGGGCCTCGCGGTGCCGCGTCCCGACGGCGGCGTGGAGTTGTACCTGGCGTCCACCGACCCGCACGCCGACCGCGACCGGGCCGCCGCCTGCTACGGCCTGGAGCCCGAGCGCGTCAAGGTCGTCGTCACCGGCGTGCCCGGCGCCACCGCCGACCGCGAGGACCAGGGCTTCCAGCTCCCGCTCGGCCTGCTGGCGCTGAAGACCGGCTGCCCGGTGAAGCTGACGGCGACGCGCGAGGAGTCCTTCCTGGGCCACACGCACCGCCACCCCACGCTGCTGCGCTACCGCCACCACGCCGACGCCGAGGGCAGGTTGGTGAAGGTCGAGGCGCAGATCCTGCTGGACGCGGGCGCGTACGCGGACACCTCGGCCGAGGCGCTGGCCGCCGCGGTGGCCTTCGCCTGCGGCCCCTACGTCGTCCCGAACGCCTTCATCGAGGGCTGGGCCGTCCGCACCAACAACCCGCCCTCCGGCCATGTGCGCGGCGAGGGCGCGATGCAGGTCTGCGCCGCCTACGAGGCGCAGATGGACAAGCTGGCCAAGAAGCTCGGCGTCGAACCGGCGGAACTGCGCCTGCGCAACGTCATGGCGACGGGGGACGTCCTGCCCACCGGCCAGACGGTGACATGCCCGGCGCCGGTCGCGGAACTCCTCCAAGCGGTACGGGACTTCCCGCTCCCCAAGCTCCCCAAGGACACGCCCGAGGACGAGTGGCTGCTGCCCGGCGGCCCCGAGGGCGCGGGCGAACCGGGCGCGGTGCGCCGGGGCGTCGGCTACGGCCTGGGCATGGTCCACATGCTCGGCGCGGAGGGCGCCGACGAGGTCTCCACGGCGACCGTGAAGGTCCAGGACGGCGTGGCGACCGTGCTGTGCGCGGCCGTCGAGACCGGGCAGGGCTTCGCGACGCTCGCCCGCCAGATCGTCCAGGAGACGCTCGGCGTCGACGAGGTGCACGTGGCGCCGGTGGACACCGACCAGCCCCCGGCGGGCGCGGGCTGCCGAGGCCGCCACACGTGGGTGTCGGGCGGTGCGGTGGAGCGCGCGGCGAAGATGGTCCGCACGCAACTCCTCCAGCCCCTGGCCCACAAGTTCGGCATGTCCACGGAGCTGCTCCAGATCACCGACGGCAAGATCACCTCGTACGACGGAGTCCTGTCGACGACGGTCAGCGAGGCATTGGACGGCAAGGAACTGTGGGCGACGGCCCAGTGCCGCCCGCACCCGACCGAGCCGCTGGACGGCGCCGGACAGGGCGACGCCTTCGTAGGACTGGCCTTCTGCGCGATCCGCGCGGTGGTGGACGTCGACATCGAGATCGGCTCCGTGCGGGTGGTGGAGCTGGCGGTCGCGCAGGACGTCGGCCGGGTGCTGAACCCGGCGCAGCTCGCGGCGCGTATCGAGGCGGGCGTCACGCAGGGCGTCGGTATCGCCCTCACGGAGAACCTGCGCACGCCGCGTGGCGTGATACGGCATCCCGACCTCACCGGCTATGCCCTGCCGACGGCGCTGGACGCGCCCGACATCCGGATCGTGAAGCTGGTCGAGGAGCGGGACGTGGTCGCGCCGTTCGGCGCCAAGGCGGTCAGCGCGGTGCCGGTGGTGGCGTCGCCGGCGGCGGTCGCGTCGGCGGTTCGGGCGGCGACGGGGCGTCCGGTGAACCGGCTGCCGATCCGGCCGCAGGCGGCGGTCGTGACGGGGCAGTGA